The Malus sylvestris chromosome 3, drMalSylv7.2, whole genome shotgun sequence genomic sequence ttcaatcattgtattcatataaggtcaaggagtgtaattataaaaaatcatcaaaatcggagttaaattaaccgttaaatcgtgatttttcgtttataaccgtcgaaatgttttgtcccgttacttgctctctgaatgtttttttttttcaatttttggcgtatgcgatctcgaaatatatacaaacatgtttgacggttggatcattgaaactagtttcgtagaatgagtatcccattaaaacaataaattcactaatacttaagagtttattcatacttttattaagtataacataagattttgtggtatccactagtgtaaatattttaaattgaagatcgaattcaatcattgtattcatataaggtcaaggagtgtagttgtaaaaaatcatcaaaatcggagttaaattaaccgtaaattgtgatttttcgtttataaccgtcgaaaagttttgtcccgttacttgctctctggatgtttgttttttgcaatttttggcgtatgcgatctcgaaatatataaaaacatgtttgacggttggatcattgaaactagtttcgtagaatgagtatcctatcaaaacaatagattcactaatacttaatagtttattcatacttttattaagtataatataagattattcactagtgtaaatattttaaattgaagatcgaattcaatcattgtattcatataaggtcaagaagtgtagctgcaaaaaatcatcaaaatcagagttaaaatgaccgttaaatcgtgatttttctttttataaccgtcgaaaagttttgtcccgttaattgatctctgaatgtttgttttttgtaatttttaacgtatgcgatctcgaagtatatacaaacatgtttgacggttggatctttgaaactagtttcgtagaatgagtatcccatcaaaacaatagattcactaatacttaatagtttattcatacttttattaagtataacataagattttgtggtatccactggtgtaaatattttaaattgaagatcgaattcattacttgtattcatatagggtcaaggagtgtagttgtaaaaaatcatcaaaatcggagttaaaataaccgttaaatcgtgatttttcgtttataaccgtcgaaaacttttgtcccattacttgatctctgaatgtttgttttttgcaatttttggtgtatgcgatctcgaagtatatacaaacatgtttgacggttggatcattgaaactagttttgtagaatgagtatcccatcaaaacaatagattcactaatacttaatagtttattcatatttttattaagtataacataagattttgtggtatccactagtataaatatttcaaattgaagatcgaattcaatcattgtattcatatagggtcaaggagtgtggttgtaaaaaatcatcaaaatcggagttaaaatgaccgttaaatcgtgatttttcgtttataactgtaaaaaagttttgtcccgttacttgctctctgaatgtttgttttttgcaatttttggtgtatgcgatctcgaagtatatacaaacatgtttgacggttggatcgttgaaattagtttcgtataattcgtatcccatgaagttcaatggtgtgtgtgtgtatatatatatttatttattaagtatatttaaatctatttattttgtatgtataattattatagtttttaggggtataaaatttcatatatatatatataattattatagttaatattttgggtataattattatagtatatataattattataattattatagttaatttaatatatatatataattattatagtttttagggttataaaattgttaaattaatatatatatatatatataattattatagtattttttttagggttataaattattaaattaatattctgcttatcgtgtatcgtgttacccacgtgtatacccgaacaaacccgttatcttaacaggtgcttatcgggttacctgataacgacccgtttcgttatcgtgtggacccgaacacctgttaatttcgtgtcgtgtcgtgtcgggttatcgggtcgtgtcaggaattgccaggccttaAATGACACAATAAAAGGAGCTTTTTTATTGGAAGGGGTAGCAATGAGTCACATTCATGTTTACCCAATTATGTTCATGTAAGATTTGTGTCGCGTTCATATTTCTTATCGTAATTAGCAAGTAAAGTAATAACAttgaataatataataatataataacacaTAGATCAATTTAAGAGATTATTTGTGAAatcctaaaaataaataagagacgaaaaaatcacaaaaattaCACCTCTAGCTACCTAGCTAGCTAGTCTTTATTTCGCAGTTAAATAATCGGATGAGCATAGACACAAGTCAATGATCAGTCATATGGCATTTGGCAATGGAGAGATATTGTTGGCCGGGATCCATCACAAGATGGTGCATCTGCTTGCAATGGCCTCCTCACACCGGACCTCAGCGTGCTGGACTGTCACGCGGTCAGGGTATGTAGGAGGCAAATAAGTACCATGCGACacatcattattattattattattattattattatcatcatcatcatcaccatcatcatcattattATTGCCTGCTGCCTCAGGAGGAGTATGAACGTATTGAAACTCAAATAAGTTGTGGTGGCTACCACCATCAGAACTTGTGCAGCTTCTTCCTTCGCCACCTTCATGATCTCCGCAAACTTCGTTCGCAGGCCTGCTATTGGCGCCGCTTCCTCCGCCGTGGGGCTCATTTTGCTCGTCATCCTTGACATTAATGACATTAACCCTAGCATGAGCCTGGGGTTGTGGTTGAGGTTGAGGTTCAGGCTGAGGCTGAGGCTGAGGTTCAGGCTTTTCGTCGAAGAATGTGAGCTTAATTCTTTGATTGCTTCCGGATTGAGTAAGCTCCAACTTCTGTAGCCTTTGGATGTTGGGAAGTTTTTGGAGCTCCCCCATTTGAGCCCATCTTATGATCTCAAGCCCTTGATCTTGTGCTCCGTCCGACATGTGGCTGCCGGTTGCCTTGGGTTGCAAGAAATTGCTGTCGGGTGGCGGTAGAGTATTATCCTCACACGTGAGCCCTGCAGAAAACCTAGCATGCCCTACTGCCTCGTTGATCATGTTCTTGTCTACCGTGGATTCAACAGTTAATCTTCCAGATTCCGGATCGAACTTAACAGAATAGTTTCCTGGGGAAAATATGATcataaaaaaagataaataaaatacGAAATTTCGTAGTACCCcgaattatttcataaaaaataaaaatttataacaaaataaaaaaaataccctGAAGATTTGAGAGGAATCTCTTGAGCTTCTTTTGAGATTTGGGACATTCTATGTTTATTTTTGTAATCTCAGTCTGCCATGATttagtttaaataaattaatGCAGCAGAGTGTAAAAAAAGAGCGATACCAAGACAACAAAACAATCTTTTTTTGCGAGGATAGGAGGATTGTAAGAATTGGCAAAatgtatacaaagaaaatagttttcaaTTGGTAGGAATTGGTAAGTACCTGAGGAATGTGATTCTGGGCCATGGATGGTGGCTTTGTAGTATTATCCCTGGAATCAAGAATGATCAGATGGCTGAGATTTCTTGCAGTTCAAAGGAAATGAGAGAAgggtttttatatatatacagaggATCTTTTgtcttaaattatttttaattttcttgattGAGTGAATTAATGATTCTCTAGCATGCagaaaatattttgtgaaaGTGAATATTAAAAGAGAGTATGAGGACCTGTATCTTGCAGAATCCCAAGGATTTATGTGCATAAGATATCTGCATGAAGAGGGagggatttttttattttttattttttattttgttactgAGGGGAGAGAGATTTGAAAtgattataataatttaaaagagGGAGAGTTTTGCACTCGGAAAGCATGAGTTTCCCCTTCCAATAGAATATTAGACGCATGCGAAGAGGGAGGGATTTGAATCCCCCGATTTGGACCAAAACATTTCCATATTAATAGTAATTTAGAAGTCCAAGTAAATGGCTAAATTCTAGTTAAATTATTTTCACGATATTTACAAAGATACTTTTACAAATGACGGTTAACTCATTCACTATTTAGTACCAAACTTCTTACAAATATATGGTGTTATGTATCCGTGTGACTCTCGAACATGGGACATCCTCCAACTCAAACAAACTGCTCACGTCCGAAGATTGTTTGCTTTGAAATACAATAATATGAGCTTATTTCATCCAAATTATACATTTGAGCATGACGTGACATGGTTGATATGTCACACATGCCACATGATGTATTATTCTATGTATTATAATAAGCGTGGACGTCAATGTTAATATGTCTCAATTTTAAggtatattaataaaaaaaacaaatccacATGTTTTTATTTGAGCGTAATTGTAACATCATGTGACTGTGTTTCAAACACAACGAAAAATTGAAGGAACTACACCTTGAAATAGAAAGTTTCACATACAGCTTGCTTGATTCTGTTCGTTTGGAACCAAGTCCAAAGTCTCACCAACTTATCATAAATCAGAACACAGATTTTTTAAAGAAACATGCTGGATTACCGAACACAACAGATCGAATTTGAAATCTATTCGAAATACAATGGTTTTATTTTTCCCACAAACCGAGTCATTTAGTTCAAATATTTGTACTTGCACAATGAAACTAACTCTAACTTCAAACTAAAACAGTTCCTTCCATGACAGTAACCGCTTTCCCTCGCAGCAGCACCCTTTGATTCTGCTCGTCTAGATGAATGCATACTACTCCTCCTCGACGTGATGCCTAAAAATAAGCAATGATGTATCAACATAAAGGGTTGTAAGCTTATGATCAGAACGAAGATAGGGAAAGAGAGGGATAGCGAGTGCAAGAGAGAGTACCACGTATCCAACAACATGAGATTTTCCGAGTTTTTTGCACCAGTATGATGCTAAGACACAATGTGCGCTCCCGCAAACAGGATCCTGACATTAACAAGAAGCAGCATTCAGATTTTTACCAACCGTAGTTCCTGAGTTCACAAAACCGAAAACTGATAAGTGAGCAAGCAGCATACCTCATTAACACCGTGTTTAGGGGCAAAGAATCTACTGTAAAAATCATAACCGGACTCTGGAGGAGCAATCGCTGTTGCAAGCACTCCCCTAGACCCCGGACATTTTTTGATTGCATCAGGCTGTGGCTGTAAATCTGCAATCGCTTTTGCTGATGGAAGCACAACCTTGCGGAAAATGAAACAAGAATGAAGCAGAACCATCAGAAAGGAAAAGTTATAGGCTTATATTGATTGAAAGGATGATATGGAACCGAAAATGCAGGTTCCTAAAAGGATTGCATGACTTACAAGTAGATCATCTGTGACAGTTGCCCTCCTTATATCAATAATACAAGAGCTGTTCAAGGCCTTGGAGATAACCGAAACCTCATCAGAGTTGAATTCATTAGACGGGGCGGCAGGAAAGTTCAGTTCAATGAAATAGGACGACTCTTGTGCTTCACCATTGGCTGTCTTAACATCTAGAACCTTCTTAGCTGTTAAAATTCCAGACAGAGTCGAAAACTCAATAATGTCGGAACTTATCAAACCAGACTTAAAGAGAGTGTGTGAAGAAGCTAATGTTCCATGACCGCAAAGCTCAACCTGCGAAAAGGGAATCAGATTTAGATACCCGAGTGGAAAGAAAGTTTGTTTTTTAAGTAAAGTTACGCACATGAAAGCCTAAAAAGAACCATTTTAACTGAATTCTTGACTGCTGAAGATCTTGACACTCCAAATTTTGGCGTGGGTTTTATATTTCAAACTTTGCTACTATGAACCCAGATTACGAACTTGAAACCAGAGGAACTATAAAGATCGATTATTTGATCATATGAAAGGAAACACTAAACATTGGTGATTGAGCTGGTCAGACCTCATTAGTAGGCGAGAACCATCTGAGACCGAACCGAGGAGCTGAGTGAGAGTCATTGATTCGAGTCAAGTAGCACGTCTGGGATAGATTGAACTCGAAGGCCACAGCTTGTAGCCACTGGTCGTCTCTATCTTCCTCCAGCAAGCAAACCGCTGCTGGGTTCCCCTTGAAAGCCGAGTCTGTGAACGCGTCCACCTACACAGCCATTTCACCAGTCAGCCCTACACACTACTTGCACGCCTTACATGCAAGAGATACTTCCGCGGTACCCCAAGTCAATCACGTCCACATTGCAGTGCGTGAATGAGTGGGGATACTTCCATGCAGGGAATGTTAAACTGTCCCACAGGGTTAAGAAAACCAAAAGggtttaaatagtattaccccactctaactaataccaagttttttatggtaaaaccccacacctgaagattgtgcaggtggttaatgGGGATAGTATCGGTGTCGTTAGAATAGGACGGGCCCGACgatccaaaaatttcaacatggtatcaaagTCCACAGTTACGGACCCGTGCAAACCAATGAGCTTGTCACCACCCGGAAGGAAACAAGTCTGATCTCTTAATATAAAGATGACCGATGAGTTCCAATTGAAAACAAGTGGGCCCAACATGGGCCAAGTGCAAGCCAATGAGCTTGTCACCACCCGGAAGGAAACAAGTCTGATCTCTTAATATAGAGACGACCGATGACCAACGTGAGCCAACCTCTGAGTTTCAATTACCGATGTGGATTTCCACGTGTGAAGAAAATCAAAGGggtttaaatagtattaccccactctaactaatactgaGATCACTTGAGGAGTAAGGACAGTATCGATATCGTTAGAGTGGAGCGAGCTCGGAGATTCAAAAATTCCAACAGGGAAGTCACAAACATAAAAGAGATAACGAAAGCATACCACATAATACTTGACTGGTTTCTTCGCCATTGGAAGGAAGATTGAAATGATTATGCAGCACTCCAGAAAGAGTTTAAGTAAGAGAGTGACTCGACAAGATCCCACCTGCCGACAACTTGTCAAGAAACATATCTTATGTCTTCTTGATCGAATATGTTTTTCGACTTTCGATACAAATTACCGTCTCACATTGTGCAGGTAACTTATGTTGTGAACATGTGATTGTAATGCGTTATTTTTGCGTACATATGTTTTGCATGTAAAGAATCCGACATATCCCGCGCCCTATCATTGTCGCATCACTTTTGCCAAGTCATTGTTTCTCCCACTTTCTATTATTAAAGGAAAAGCAATCAAgattcaaggaaaaaaaaacgtgTAAAACGCATGCAActtgtgaaattttttgtagGCCCATGCACGTCCACCATCAACATCATCGGTATTCACTGTTTTAAAAATTTACGCTTAACCCTGCTTAGGACCATCTAATTAATTTATTCAAAGATAATGTTTGTTCCACGCTAATTGAgtaatttattcaaatatttatatttagcACAATGAAATTCACTCCAATTTCAAGCTAAAACAGTTCCTTCCATGACAGTAACAGCTTTCCCTCGCATCAATACCCTTTGATTCTACTCATCTAGATGCATGCGTACTACTCCCCCTCGACGCGATGCCTGAAACTAAACAATAATGTATCAACATACAAGGTAGGAAGATTATGAAaagaacagagagagagagagagcgagagagagtaCCATGTATCCAACTCGGATTTTCCGAGTTTTTTGCACCAGTATGATGCTAAGGCACAatgtgagctcccaaaaagggGATCCCAACATGCAGAAGTAGCAGTATTCagatttatgtaaattatgagcatttggaaatgtttttaaaataacttaaaacacttttggtgaaaatgttttttaaaccaattttagTGCCGCCTATGACCCTCCTAATTAATTTATTCAAATATAATGTTTCTTGACATAATGTTTCTGTTCCACATTAATTGAgtaatttattcaaatatttgtatttagcacaatgaaATTCACTCCAATTTCAAGCTAAAACAGTTCCTTCCATGACAGTAACAGCTTTCCCTCGCATCAGTAGCCTTTGATTCTGCTCATCTAGATGAATGCATACAACTCCCACTCGACGCGATGCCTGAAAGTAAACAATAATGTATCAACAATACAAGGTAGTAAGATTATGAAaagaacagagagagagagagagagagagagagagagagtacaatCACTTCTCTAGACTCTGGAGGAGCAACTTCATTAATTTTGTGCTTAGGGGAGAAGAATCTACTGCATTCATATCCAGACTCTGGAGGAGCAATCCCCGTTACAATCACTTCTCTAGACTCCGGAAAAATTCTGATTTCATCAAACTGCGGCCATAAATCTGCAACCGCTTGTGCTAATGGAAGCACAACCTTTGATCAAAAGCATAATATGCAATGGGAAATATAGCCCTCCTTATTTCAATCGTAGAAGCACCACCCAAATGTTGTGCGGAAGCGGCATTcactgtaagtgaatagtaagaCAGAACAGAATAAAAAACAACACcaacaagaacaccaagatttatactggttcggcaatGCCTACATCCAGTTTGGAGACGACGGAGTATTCCACTATAATCAATGAGAACATACAATAGTGTTTATCACTCAATTTCCCAAAGACCCGAATAACTCAAGCTCTCACACTTACAATAGGaagagaaaaccaaaaatacaaagcaagacaatttgagaaaattcttcTCTATGCCAAATGGCTTCttgctatttttctctcttccttgttcTTCTCTACTTCTCCATGCTTATGAGCTACACCTTGctctccttttatagccaaagaAAAAGCTTCTCAAAGACATCAATGGCCAAAGGCCTAACATCAAGTCAAAAAGAATTAGGCATAAGTGCATCCAATTTTGGTTTCCCACATGTAGCATGCCATCCAACAATTTTGACCACAAAAGTAGCCCAAAGATTTGGACTTTGACTACATGTTTGAGTCAATaatcaacaatctccaccttgactCAAACCCTCTAAGTAGAACTCCAAATAGTCGTCTCCCAATC encodes the following:
- the LOC126617219 gene encoding uncharacterized protein LOC126617219; protein product: MHINPWDSARYRDNTTKPPSMAQNHIPQTEITKINIECPKSQKKLKRFLSNLQGNYSVKFDPESGRLTVESTVDKNMINEAVGHARFSAGLTCEDNTLPPPDSNFLQPKATGSHMSDGAQDQGLEIIRWAQMGELQKLPNIQRLQKLELTQSGSNQRIKLTFFDEKPEPQPQPQPEPQPQPQPQAHARVNVINVKDDEQNEPHGGGSGANSRPANEVCGDHEGGEGRSCTSSDGGSHHNLFEFQYVHTPPEAAGNNNDDDVQHAEVRCEEAIASRCTIL
- the LOC126614753 gene encoding uncharacterized protein LOC126614753, whose translation is MAKKPVKYYVVDAFTDSAFKGNPAAVCLLEEDRDDQWLQAVAFEFNLSQTCYLTRINDSHSAPRFGLRWFSPTNEVELCGHGTLASSHTLFKSGLISSDIIEFSTLSGILTAKKVLDVKTANGEAQESSYFIELNFPAAPSNEFNSDEVSVISKALNSSCIIDIRRATVTDDLLVVLPSAKAIADLQPQPDAIKKCPGSRGVLATAIAPPESGYDFYSRFFAPKHGVNEDPVCGSAHCVLASYWCKKLGKSHVVGYVASRRGGVVCIHLDEQNQRVLLRGKAVTVMEGTVLV